The following proteins come from a genomic window of Meles meles chromosome 1, mMelMel3.1 paternal haplotype, whole genome shotgun sequence:
- the RCC1 gene encoding regulator of chromosome condensation isoform X1 encodes MCIFNMERKMPPKRIAKRRSPPEDALPKSKKVKDHRNQAVRAVASHRVPGAQRPSPPDQKTRPVSHRSHSTEPGMVLTLGQGDVGQLGLGENVMERKKPALVPIPEDIVQAEAGGMHTVCLSKSGQVYSFGCNDEGALGRDTSVEGSEMVPGKVELQEKVVQVSAGDSHTAALTEDGRVFLWGSFRDNNGVIGLLEPMKKSMVPVHVQLTEPVVKVASGNDHLVMLTADGDLYTLGCGEQGQLGRVPELFANRGGRQGLERLLVPKCVMLKSRGSRGHVRFQDAFCGAYFTFAISCEGHVYGFGLSNYHQLGTPGTESCFVPQNLTSFKNSTKSWVGFSGGQHHTVCMDSEGKAYSLGRAEYGRLGLGEGAEEKSIPTLISRLPAVSSVACGASVGYAVTKDGRVFAWGMGTNYQLGTGQEEDAWSPVEMTGKQLENRMVLSVSSGGQHTVLLVKDKEQS; translated from the exons ATGTGCATCTTTAACATG GAAAGGAAGATGCCACCCAAACGTATAGCCAAGAGAAGGTCACCGCCAGAAGATGCTCTCCCCAAAAGCAAGAAGGTGAAGG ACCATCGTAACCAGGCAGTGAGGGCCGTTGCCTCCCATCGCGTTCCAGGTGCCCAGAGGCCCAGCCCTCCTGACCAGAAAACCCGACCAG TCTCCCATAGGTCCCACAGCACAGAACCAGGCATGGTGCTCACACTGGGCCAAGGTGACGTGGGCCAGCTGGGGCTGGGCGAGAATgtgatggagaggaagaagccagcTCTGGTGCCAATTCCGGAGGACATCGTGCAAGCCGAGGCTGGGGGCATGCATACTGTGTGTCTAAGCAAAAGTGGCCAG GTCTACTCCTTTGGCTGCAACGATGAGGGTGCCCTGGGAAGGGACACATCAGTGGAGGGCTCAGAGATGGTCCCCGGGAAAGTGGAACTGCAAGAGAAAGTGGTACAGGTGTCAGCAGGAGACAGTCACACAGCAGCCCTCACTGAGGATGGTCGTGTTTTCCTCTGGGGCTCCTTCCGG GACAATAACGGTGTGATTGGACTCTTGGAGCCCATGAAGAAGAGCATGGTGCCCGTGCACGTGCAGCTGACTGAGCCTGTAGTGAAGGTGGCCTCAG GAAACGACCACTTGGTGATGTTGACAGCTGATGGTGACCTCTACACTTTGGGCTGCGGGGAGCAGGGGCAGCTGGGCCGTGTGCCTGAATTATTTGCCAACCGTGGTGGCCGGCAGGGCCTTG aacgactcctggtccccaagtgTGTGATGCTGAAATCCAGAGGAAGCCGGGGTCATGTGAGATTCCAGGATGCCTTCTGTGGTGCCTACTTCACCTTTGCCATCTCCTGCGAGGGCCATGTATATGGTTTTGGCCTCTCCAACTATCATCAGCTTG GAACCCCGGGAACAGAATCTTGCTTTGTACCCCAAAACTTGACATCCTTCAAGAACTCTACCAAATCCTGGGTGGGcttctctggtggccagcatcaTACAGTCTGCATGGATTCGGAAG gaaAAGCGTACAGCCTGGGCCGGGCCGAGTATGGGCGGCTGGGCCTTGGGGAGGGTGCTGAGGAGAAGAGCATACCCACCCTCATCTCCAGGCTCCCTGCCGTCTCCTCGGTGGCTTGTGGGGCTTCCGTGGGGTATGCTGTGACCAAGGATG GTCGTGTTTTTGCCTGGGGCATGGGCACCAACTACCAGCTGGGCACAGGGCAAGAGGAGGATGCCTGGAGCCCGGTGGAGATGACAGGCAAACAGCTGGAGAACCGTATGGTCTTATCAGTGTCCAGTGGGGGCCAGCACACAGTCTTACTAGTCAAGGACAAAGAACAGAGCTGA
- the RCC1 gene encoding regulator of chromosome condensation isoform X2 yields MPPKRIAKRRSPPEDALPKSKKVKDHRNQAVRAVASHRVPGAQRPSPPDQKTRPVSHRSHSTEPGMVLTLGQGDVGQLGLGENVMERKKPALVPIPEDIVQAEAGGMHTVCLSKSGQVYSFGCNDEGALGRDTSVEGSEMVPGKVELQEKVVQVSAGDSHTAALTEDGRVFLWGSFRDNNGVIGLLEPMKKSMVPVHVQLTEPVVKVASGNDHLVMLTADGDLYTLGCGEQGQLGRVPELFANRGGRQGLERLLVPKCVMLKSRGSRGHVRFQDAFCGAYFTFAISCEGHVYGFGLSNYHQLGTPGTESCFVPQNLTSFKNSTKSWVGFSGGQHHTVCMDSEGKAYSLGRAEYGRLGLGEGAEEKSIPTLISRLPAVSSVACGASVGYAVTKDGRVFAWGMGTNYQLGTGQEEDAWSPVEMTGKQLENRMVLSVSSGGQHTVLLVKDKEQS; encoded by the exons ATGCCACCCAAACGTATAGCCAAGAGAAGGTCACCGCCAGAAGATGCTCTCCCCAAAAGCAAGAAGGTGAAGG ACCATCGTAACCAGGCAGTGAGGGCCGTTGCCTCCCATCGCGTTCCAGGTGCCCAGAGGCCCAGCCCTCCTGACCAGAAAACCCGACCAG TCTCCCATAGGTCCCACAGCACAGAACCAGGCATGGTGCTCACACTGGGCCAAGGTGACGTGGGCCAGCTGGGGCTGGGCGAGAATgtgatggagaggaagaagccagcTCTGGTGCCAATTCCGGAGGACATCGTGCAAGCCGAGGCTGGGGGCATGCATACTGTGTGTCTAAGCAAAAGTGGCCAG GTCTACTCCTTTGGCTGCAACGATGAGGGTGCCCTGGGAAGGGACACATCAGTGGAGGGCTCAGAGATGGTCCCCGGGAAAGTGGAACTGCAAGAGAAAGTGGTACAGGTGTCAGCAGGAGACAGTCACACAGCAGCCCTCACTGAGGATGGTCGTGTTTTCCTCTGGGGCTCCTTCCGG GACAATAACGGTGTGATTGGACTCTTGGAGCCCATGAAGAAGAGCATGGTGCCCGTGCACGTGCAGCTGACTGAGCCTGTAGTGAAGGTGGCCTCAG GAAACGACCACTTGGTGATGTTGACAGCTGATGGTGACCTCTACACTTTGGGCTGCGGGGAGCAGGGGCAGCTGGGCCGTGTGCCTGAATTATTTGCCAACCGTGGTGGCCGGCAGGGCCTTG aacgactcctggtccccaagtgTGTGATGCTGAAATCCAGAGGAAGCCGGGGTCATGTGAGATTCCAGGATGCCTTCTGTGGTGCCTACTTCACCTTTGCCATCTCCTGCGAGGGCCATGTATATGGTTTTGGCCTCTCCAACTATCATCAGCTTG GAACCCCGGGAACAGAATCTTGCTTTGTACCCCAAAACTTGACATCCTTCAAGAACTCTACCAAATCCTGGGTGGGcttctctggtggccagcatcaTACAGTCTGCATGGATTCGGAAG gaaAAGCGTACAGCCTGGGCCGGGCCGAGTATGGGCGGCTGGGCCTTGGGGAGGGTGCTGAGGAGAAGAGCATACCCACCCTCATCTCCAGGCTCCCTGCCGTCTCCTCGGTGGCTTGTGGGGCTTCCGTGGGGTATGCTGTGACCAAGGATG GTCGTGTTTTTGCCTGGGGCATGGGCACCAACTACCAGCTGGGCACAGGGCAAGAGGAGGATGCCTGGAGCCCGGTGGAGATGACAGGCAAACAGCTGGAGAACCGTATGGTCTTATCAGTGTCCAGTGGGGGCCAGCACACAGTCTTACTAGTCAAGGACAAAGAACAGAGCTGA
- the RCC1 gene encoding regulator of chromosome condensation isoform X4 has product MPPKRIAKRRSPPEDALPKSKKVKVSHRSHSTEPGMVLTLGQGDVGQLGLGENVMERKKPALVPIPEDIVQAEAGGMHTVCLSKSGQVYSFGCNDEGALGRDTSVEGSEMVPGKVELQEKVVQVSAGDSHTAALTEDGRVFLWGSFRDNNGVIGLLEPMKKSMVPVHVQLTEPVVKVASGNDHLVMLTADGDLYTLGCGEQGQLGRVPELFANRGGRQGLERLLVPKCVMLKSRGSRGHVRFQDAFCGAYFTFAISCEGHVYGFGLSNYHQLGTPGTESCFVPQNLTSFKNSTKSWVGFSGGQHHTVCMDSEGKAYSLGRAEYGRLGLGEGAEEKSIPTLISRLPAVSSVACGASVGYAVTKDGRVFAWGMGTNYQLGTGQEEDAWSPVEMTGKQLENRMVLSVSSGGQHTVLLVKDKEQS; this is encoded by the exons ATGCCACCCAAACGTATAGCCAAGAGAAGGTCACCGCCAGAAGATGCTCTCCCCAAAAGCAAGAAGGTGAAGG TCTCCCATAGGTCCCACAGCACAGAACCAGGCATGGTGCTCACACTGGGCCAAGGTGACGTGGGCCAGCTGGGGCTGGGCGAGAATgtgatggagaggaagaagccagcTCTGGTGCCAATTCCGGAGGACATCGTGCAAGCCGAGGCTGGGGGCATGCATACTGTGTGTCTAAGCAAAAGTGGCCAG GTCTACTCCTTTGGCTGCAACGATGAGGGTGCCCTGGGAAGGGACACATCAGTGGAGGGCTCAGAGATGGTCCCCGGGAAAGTGGAACTGCAAGAGAAAGTGGTACAGGTGTCAGCAGGAGACAGTCACACAGCAGCCCTCACTGAGGATGGTCGTGTTTTCCTCTGGGGCTCCTTCCGG GACAATAACGGTGTGATTGGACTCTTGGAGCCCATGAAGAAGAGCATGGTGCCCGTGCACGTGCAGCTGACTGAGCCTGTAGTGAAGGTGGCCTCAG GAAACGACCACTTGGTGATGTTGACAGCTGATGGTGACCTCTACACTTTGGGCTGCGGGGAGCAGGGGCAGCTGGGCCGTGTGCCTGAATTATTTGCCAACCGTGGTGGCCGGCAGGGCCTTG aacgactcctggtccccaagtgTGTGATGCTGAAATCCAGAGGAAGCCGGGGTCATGTGAGATTCCAGGATGCCTTCTGTGGTGCCTACTTCACCTTTGCCATCTCCTGCGAGGGCCATGTATATGGTTTTGGCCTCTCCAACTATCATCAGCTTG GAACCCCGGGAACAGAATCTTGCTTTGTACCCCAAAACTTGACATCCTTCAAGAACTCTACCAAATCCTGGGTGGGcttctctggtggccagcatcaTACAGTCTGCATGGATTCGGAAG gaaAAGCGTACAGCCTGGGCCGGGCCGAGTATGGGCGGCTGGGCCTTGGGGAGGGTGCTGAGGAGAAGAGCATACCCACCCTCATCTCCAGGCTCCCTGCCGTCTCCTCGGTGGCTTGTGGGGCTTCCGTGGGGTATGCTGTGACCAAGGATG GTCGTGTTTTTGCCTGGGGCATGGGCACCAACTACCAGCTGGGCACAGGGCAAGAGGAGGATGCCTGGAGCCCGGTGGAGATGACAGGCAAACAGCTGGAGAACCGTATGGTCTTATCAGTGTCCAGTGGGGGCCAGCACACAGTCTTACTAGTCAAGGACAAAGAACAGAGCTGA
- the RCC1 gene encoding regulator of chromosome condensation isoform X3, producing MCIFNMERKMPPKRIAKRRSPPEDALPKSKKVKDHRNQAVRAVASHRVPVSHRSHSTEPGMVLTLGQGDVGQLGLGENVMERKKPALVPIPEDIVQAEAGGMHTVCLSKSGQVYSFGCNDEGALGRDTSVEGSEMVPGKVELQEKVVQVSAGDSHTAALTEDGRVFLWGSFRDNNGVIGLLEPMKKSMVPVHVQLTEPVVKVASGNDHLVMLTADGDLYTLGCGEQGQLGRVPELFANRGGRQGLERLLVPKCVMLKSRGSRGHVRFQDAFCGAYFTFAISCEGHVYGFGLSNYHQLGTPGTESCFVPQNLTSFKNSTKSWVGFSGGQHHTVCMDSEGKAYSLGRAEYGRLGLGEGAEEKSIPTLISRLPAVSSVACGASVGYAVTKDGRVFAWGMGTNYQLGTGQEEDAWSPVEMTGKQLENRMVLSVSSGGQHTVLLVKDKEQS from the exons ATGTGCATCTTTAACATG GAAAGGAAGATGCCACCCAAACGTATAGCCAAGAGAAGGTCACCGCCAGAAGATGCTCTCCCCAAAAGCAAGAAGGTGAAGG ACCATCGTAACCAGGCAGTGAGGGCCGTTGCCTCCCATCGCGTTCCAG TCTCCCATAGGTCCCACAGCACAGAACCAGGCATGGTGCTCACACTGGGCCAAGGTGACGTGGGCCAGCTGGGGCTGGGCGAGAATgtgatggagaggaagaagccagcTCTGGTGCCAATTCCGGAGGACATCGTGCAAGCCGAGGCTGGGGGCATGCATACTGTGTGTCTAAGCAAAAGTGGCCAG GTCTACTCCTTTGGCTGCAACGATGAGGGTGCCCTGGGAAGGGACACATCAGTGGAGGGCTCAGAGATGGTCCCCGGGAAAGTGGAACTGCAAGAGAAAGTGGTACAGGTGTCAGCAGGAGACAGTCACACAGCAGCCCTCACTGAGGATGGTCGTGTTTTCCTCTGGGGCTCCTTCCGG GACAATAACGGTGTGATTGGACTCTTGGAGCCCATGAAGAAGAGCATGGTGCCCGTGCACGTGCAGCTGACTGAGCCTGTAGTGAAGGTGGCCTCAG GAAACGACCACTTGGTGATGTTGACAGCTGATGGTGACCTCTACACTTTGGGCTGCGGGGAGCAGGGGCAGCTGGGCCGTGTGCCTGAATTATTTGCCAACCGTGGTGGCCGGCAGGGCCTTG aacgactcctggtccccaagtgTGTGATGCTGAAATCCAGAGGAAGCCGGGGTCATGTGAGATTCCAGGATGCCTTCTGTGGTGCCTACTTCACCTTTGCCATCTCCTGCGAGGGCCATGTATATGGTTTTGGCCTCTCCAACTATCATCAGCTTG GAACCCCGGGAACAGAATCTTGCTTTGTACCCCAAAACTTGACATCCTTCAAGAACTCTACCAAATCCTGGGTGGGcttctctggtggccagcatcaTACAGTCTGCATGGATTCGGAAG gaaAAGCGTACAGCCTGGGCCGGGCCGAGTATGGGCGGCTGGGCCTTGGGGAGGGTGCTGAGGAGAAGAGCATACCCACCCTCATCTCCAGGCTCCCTGCCGTCTCCTCGGTGGCTTGTGGGGCTTCCGTGGGGTATGCTGTGACCAAGGATG GTCGTGTTTTTGCCTGGGGCATGGGCACCAACTACCAGCTGGGCACAGGGCAAGAGGAGGATGCCTGGAGCCCGGTGGAGATGACAGGCAAACAGCTGGAGAACCGTATGGTCTTATCAGTGTCCAGTGGGGGCCAGCACACAGTCTTACTAGTCAAGGACAAAGAACAGAGCTGA